The following proteins are encoded in a genomic region of Corticium candelabrum chromosome 11, ooCorCand1.1, whole genome shotgun sequence:
- the LOC134186594 gene encoding non-POU domain-containing octamer-binding protein-like, with amino-acid sequence MSRQRERRTSRERQSNWKTTRTRERSPSPTGKPSSRHRSSRQSTLSTSDHHRDSTKPEKQFSNRCKLFVGNLPTGTTEKELLELFSPYGKTDDAFIAAGRNFGFLKLDTRQHTELAKLHLDNTVYKGRTIRVRFAASNATVTVHNLNHCVSNEYLEDAFSMFGEVERAVIMTDERSRSMGHGYVEFVRRGSAQNAVRRCKEGSFLLTRSPIPVIVQPMSAEQDEDGVSERSIKNLPDYPKERDGVRPRFALPRSFEGEIAGRFKALAELEQQQKEVLEKQMKEGKEKLEKEVEALLHERRATLMRQELLKREEDIRRFDTLRQYEENMMAEIEREDEDLTYGHHQGFSDLPSRAFEGDYFTSDDAGGTIATERLLMQTHTAGYKRDIMSEEIPASLFASRFPDEAPQHIRPLMDDHPVDERFVLDERRALEEQQTFDEQQAFEEHPLDDQGALDEQHVLDEQHILDERQALEERRAFEERRALDKRRSLGGRRALDERLARNGRQAISERHAFERGLNERRMRPGSFARPRPDLRDEIPRRRTYTGYLGEIHPSSLTFGESSSKKRRY; translated from the exons ATGAGCAGGCAACGGGAACGTCGTACGTCTCGAGAACGTCAAAGCAATTGGAAGACTACCCGTACCCGTGAACGTTCTCCATCTCCGACTGGAAAGCCCTCTTCTCGTCACCGTTCGTCACGTCAGTCAACACTCTCCACATCAGATCATCACCGCGACAGTACAAAGCCAGAGAAACAGTTTTCAAACCGCTGCAAGCTTTTTGTCGGCAACCTACCAACTGGTACAACGGAAAAGGAGCTGCTCGAGCTCTTCTCTCCGTACGGAAAGACAGACGACGCTTTTATTGCTGCTGGAAGGAATTTTGGGTTTTTAAAATTG GATACACGACAGCATACAGAGCTTGCTAAGCTTCATCTTGACAACACAGTATATAAAGGTCGTACAATACGAGTTCGTTTTGCTGCAAGCAATGCAACAGTCACTGTGCACAACTTGAATCATTGTGTCTCTAATGAATATTTGGAGGATGCATTTTCAATGTTTGGGGAGGTGGAGCGAGCAGTCATAATGACTGATGAGAGAAGCAGATCAATGGGGCATGGCTATGTGGAGTTTGTAAGGCGAGGTTCTGCTCAGAATGCTGTCCGTCGTTGTAAAGAGGGAAGTTTTCTATTGACACG CTCACCAATTCCCGTCATTGTACAGCCAATGTCAGCTGAACAGGATGAAGATGGAGTGTCAGAACGAAGCATCAAGAATCTTCCAGATTACCCAAA GGAACGAGATGGGGTTAGACCAAGATTTGCACTTCCTAGGTCTTTTGAGGGTGAAATTGCTGGTCGTTTTAAAGCTTTGGCAGAACtggaacaacaacaaaaggaAGTGTTAGAAAAACAAATGAAAGAGGGGAAAGAGAAGCTCGAGAAAGAAGTGGAAGCATTACTCCATGAGAGGAGAGCAACGTTGATGCGGCAAG AGTTGTTGAAACGAGAAGAAGACATTCGTAGATTTGATACCTTGAGGCAATATGAAGAGAATATGATGGCAGAAATAGAAAGAGAAGATGAAGATTTGAC GTATGGTCATCATCAAGGCTTTTCAGACCTTCCTTCTCGTGCTTTTGAAGGTGACTACTTTACTTCAGATGAT GCCGGTGGAACCATAGCTACCGAACGTCTTCTAATGCAAACTCACACTGCTGGCTATAAGAGAGATATCATGTCAGAGGAAATTCCTGCAAGTCTATTTGCA TCACGATTTCCAGATGAAGCCCCTCAACACATACGACCTTTAATGGATGATCATCCAGTAGATGAACGCTTTGTACTTGACGAACGGCGTGCACTTGAAGAGCAACAGACTTTTGATGAGCAGCAAGCGTTTGAAGAACACCCTCTTGATGATCAAGGTGCTCTTGATGAACAACATGTTCTTGATGAACAACATATTCTTGATGAACGACAGGCTCTTGAGGAACGGCGTGCTTTTGAGGAACGGCGTGCTCTTGATAAACGACGTAGTCTTGGTGGCCGACGTGCTCTTGATGAACGACTTGCTCGCAATGGACGGCAAGCAATCAGTGAAAGGCATGCTTTTGAACGTGGTTTGAATGAGCGACGCATGCGACCCGGTTCGTTTGCACGTCCTCGCCCTGATCTTCGTGATGAAATTCCAAGGCGCAGAACATACACTGGATATCTAGGTGAGATTCATCCATCTTCACTGACATTTGGCGAATCCAGTTCAAAGAAGCGTCGCTATTGA